The following proteins are encoded in a genomic region of Nitrospiraceae bacterium:
- a CDS encoding DUF3619 family protein → MNTDYNKDDERFVAGAKQLLDRSVEDLDVAVTRRLQRARIQALDARPVRSRWRVWVGGLAMTAIGALSFSMWLVQPAHERPHTLALDDMELITSAENVDLAEDLEFYHWLADADTTG, encoded by the coding sequence GTGAACACCGATTACAATAAGGACGATGAGCGGTTTGTTGCGGGAGCCAAGCAGCTCCTAGACCGCAGTGTCGAAGATCTCGATGTGGCCGTCACACGGCGCCTCCAGCGTGCACGAATTCAGGCACTCGATGCGAGGCCGGTTCGCAGCCGATGGAGAGTCTGGGTCGGCGGACTCGCGATGACGGCTATCGGAGCACTCTCGTTCTCCATGTGGCTTGTGCAGCCAGCCCATGAGCGGCCTCATACACTGGCGCTCGACGACATGGAGTTGATTACCTCCGCTGAGAACGTCGACCTTGCAGAAGATCTTGAGTTCTACCATTGGCTGGCTGATGCCGACACGACGGGGTAG
- a CDS encoding RNA polymerase sigma factor: MSATVYELASLEFSRGLCLGGRSAILDRNQALDRFLAGVERRAFRMAQVATGDADEAMDLVQDSMLKLVQQYGGRKEVEWGPLFHTILQSRIRDWYRRAKVRNRWRAWLSRREDDTEQDDPLESVADTGSLLGDEQLARKRAMAALDQALRTLPFRQQQAFILRAWEELDVAQTAAAMRCSEGSVKTHYFRAVRALRQLLGEHWP, encoded by the coding sequence ATGTCGGCGACGGTGTATGAGCTTGCTTCACTTGAGTTTTCTCGCGGGCTCTGTCTCGGTGGGAGGAGCGCAATCCTAGATCGAAACCAGGCCCTGGATCGGTTTCTAGCCGGAGTCGAACGTCGAGCGTTTCGCATGGCGCAGGTTGCCACCGGCGATGCCGATGAAGCGATGGATCTCGTTCAGGACTCGATGTTGAAGTTGGTCCAGCAGTATGGTGGACGTAAGGAAGTCGAATGGGGTCCGCTGTTCCATACAATTTTGCAGAGCCGGATTCGCGACTGGTACAGGAGAGCAAAGGTTCGGAACCGTTGGCGAGCCTGGTTAAGCCGGCGTGAGGATGACACCGAGCAGGACGATCCGCTCGAATCCGTGGCGGACACTGGTAGTTTGCTGGGCGATGAACAGCTCGCCCGGAAGCGTGCTATGGCCGCACTCGATCAAGCCTTAAGAACCCTGCCGTTCCGGCAACAACAAGCGTTCATCTTGCGGGCGTGGGAAGAGCTGGACGTTGCGCAAACAGCAGCAGCCATGCGATGTTCAGAGGGGAGCGTCAAGACCCATTATTTTCGTGCCGTGCGCGCACTGCGTCAACTGTTGGGAGAACACTGGCCGTGA
- a CDS encoding DUF3106 domain-containing protein, giving the protein MKSVLMIMIILAALSGTAWAQSDVAGVPWSQLGQDEQQLLQRFSGTWDQLPPERQQRLLNGARQWQNMNPQEREEAHQRFQQWQQLSPDQQQRLRERFQRFRQLPPEQREAIRNARQWFRSLPPEQRQEMRDRWRNMSQAERREFRRQLRKEYGGGNNRPLPNDGPRQPHPPRSTR; this is encoded by the coding sequence ATGAAGTCGGTGCTAATGATCATGATCATCCTTGCAGCCCTCAGCGGAACGGCCTGGGCTCAGTCCGATGTCGCAGGGGTTCCCTGGAGCCAATTAGGCCAGGATGAGCAACAGCTTCTTCAGCGGTTCAGTGGAACGTGGGATCAGTTGCCCCCGGAACGGCAGCAGCGGCTTCTGAACGGGGCGCGGCAATGGCAGAATATGAATCCTCAAGAGCGTGAGGAGGCTCACCAGCGTTTTCAGCAGTGGCAGCAATTGTCGCCGGATCAGCAGCAGCGTCTTCGTGAGCGATTCCAGAGGTTTCGCCAGCTTCCTCCCGAACAGCGGGAGGCCATCCGTAACGCCCGCCAGTGGTTTCGCTCTTTACCACCCGAGCAGCGTCAAGAGATGCGAGACCGGTGGCGCAACATGAGTCAGGCGGAAAGACGTGAATTCCGCCGGCAGCTTCGCAAGGAGTATGGTGGTGGAAACAACCGACCGTTGCCTAACGACGGTCCCCGGCAACCTCACCCCCCTCGCTCAACCCGCTAG